In one window of Rhizobium glycinendophyticum DNA:
- a CDS encoding ABC transporter permease: MSLDTTETKVAPKRGMSILFSLTLLGLLLFLWLILGFATNSFWTPNNISNLLRQGAMTAILAVGQTFVIITSGIDLSVGAVVGFASVIVAWFLAAGLPVWLAIILTLLMGVAIGMFHAFGIVRMGLPPFIITLATLTSLRGIGLLITNGSTISITDEAFTNFARADFLGIPSLFWMVIVVAIPAYVFLHLSRWGRYLFAVGSNSEAARLSGVNVNRTIYLAYILSSTCAAFVGILLASRIGIGNATQAEGWELQAIASSVIGGTSLFGAVGSVQGPLLGAFILATINNGANLLNVNSFWQRIITGALIILIVYFDQLRRRGSR, encoded by the coding sequence ATGAGCCTGGACACCACCGAGACGAAAGTTGCGCCGAAGCGAGGTATGAGCATCCTGTTCAGCCTGACGCTTCTCGGCCTCTTGCTCTTCCTCTGGCTCATCCTCGGTTTTGCCACCAACAGCTTCTGGACGCCCAACAACATCAGCAACCTGCTGCGTCAGGGCGCGATGACGGCAATTCTCGCCGTCGGCCAGACCTTTGTCATCATCACCTCCGGCATCGACCTCTCCGTGGGCGCCGTCGTCGGGTTCGCCAGCGTCATCGTCGCTTGGTTCCTCGCGGCGGGCCTTCCAGTTTGGCTGGCGATCATCCTCACCCTTCTCATGGGTGTCGCGATCGGCATGTTCCACGCATTCGGCATTGTTCGGATGGGCCTGCCACCCTTCATCATCACTCTGGCCACGCTGACGTCGTTGCGCGGCATCGGCCTCCTTATCACCAATGGTTCGACCATTTCGATCACCGACGAGGCCTTCACCAACTTCGCCCGTGCGGATTTCCTCGGCATTCCCAGCCTCTTCTGGATGGTCATAGTGGTGGCGATCCCGGCCTATGTCTTCCTGCACTTGAGCCGCTGGGGCCGTTATCTCTTCGCCGTCGGCTCTAACAGTGAAGCCGCGCGCCTGTCCGGCGTCAACGTCAACCGCACGATCTACTTGGCCTATATCCTATCTTCGACCTGTGCGGCCTTCGTCGGCATCCTGCTTGCCTCGCGCATCGGCATCGGCAATGCCACCCAGGCTGAAGGCTGGGAACTACAGGCAATCGCCTCCTCGGTTATCGGTGGCACCAGCCTGTTCGGCGCGGTCGGTTCTGTCCAGGGACCGCTCCTCGGCGCCTTCATTCTCGCCACCATCAACAACGGCGCGAACCTCTTGAACGTCAACTCTTTCTGGCAGCGCATCATCACCGGCGCCCTGATCATCCTGATCGTCTATTTCGACCAGCTTCGCCGCCGCGGCAGCCGATGA
- a CDS encoding zinc-binding alcohol dehydrogenase family protein → MKAALCVQPGQLDIVERVKPAKPGPGEARLKVSHVGICGTDYHIFEGKHPFLEYPRVMGHEISAVVAEAGEGVNLAPGTPVIVNPYIACGTCIACRKDKPNCCTAIRVLGVHADGAMCEEILVPATNLYPAGDLSLEAAATVEFLAIGAHAVRRSMTPAGSRSLVIGAGPIGLGTAIFARIAGHEVTLLDTSPERLTMASERLGFSSGILAGNGVDAKVAELTGGEGFDTVFDATGYRASMEKAFHFVAHGGNLVLVSVVKEDITFSDPEFHKREMMLIGSRNATRVDFDHVRQSIANGAVPVEQLITHRTTLDDVSRDLPRWASEKTGLIKAVIKIGG, encoded by the coding sequence ATGAAAGCCGCGCTCTGCGTTCAACCCGGTCAGCTTGATATCGTCGAGCGCGTCAAGCCCGCAAAGCCGGGGCCGGGTGAGGCGCGACTAAAGGTCAGCCATGTCGGCATCTGTGGCACCGACTACCACATCTTCGAGGGAAAACACCCCTTCCTCGAATATCCCCGTGTCATGGGTCACGAGATATCGGCCGTCGTCGCCGAAGCCGGCGAGGGCGTCAATCTTGCACCCGGCACGCCTGTCATCGTCAACCCCTACATCGCCTGCGGAACCTGCATCGCGTGCCGCAAGGACAAGCCAAATTGCTGCACGGCCATCCGTGTTCTCGGCGTCCATGCCGACGGCGCCATGTGCGAGGAGATCCTCGTTCCTGCCACAAACCTCTATCCGGCGGGCGACCTGTCTCTGGAAGCAGCTGCGACCGTGGAATTCCTCGCTATCGGTGCCCATGCCGTGCGCCGGTCGATGACACCGGCCGGCTCGCGCTCCCTCGTGATCGGTGCTGGCCCCATTGGCCTCGGAACTGCAATCTTCGCCCGCATTGCCGGCCATGAAGTGACATTGCTGGACACCAGCCCGGAGCGCCTCACCATGGCTTCCGAACGGTTGGGCTTCTCTTCAGGCATCCTCGCTGGCAACGGCGTTGACGCAAAAGTTGCTGAACTGACCGGTGGCGAAGGCTTCGACACCGTCTTCGACGCAACGGGTTACCGCGCCTCGATGGAAAAAGCTTTCCATTTCGTTGCCCATGGCGGAAACCTGGTGCTGGTGAGCGTCGTCAAGGAAGACATCACCTTCTCCGACCCGGAATTCCACAAGCGCGAAATGATGCTGATCGGCAGTCGCAATGCGACGAGGGTCGATTTCGACCATGTCCGGCAATCGATCGCCAATGGGGCCGTGCCGGTGGAGCAGTTGATCACGCACCGAACCACGCTGGATGACGTGTCCAGGGACCTGCCGCGTTGGGCGAGCGAAAAGACCGGCCTGATCAAGGCTGTGATCAAGATCGGCGGATGA
- a CDS encoding alpha/beta hydrolase, producing the protein MTTTSYVHHYEAPKGSAPLVFTFHGTGGDEHQFPGLIERILPDAGVVSPRGDVSEYGANRFFRRTGEGVYDMADLALRTRQMIAFIRAHKAQHPDRPVYGLGYSNGANILASVLFEAPDLFDRVALMHPLIPFQPAPQPGLKGANVLITAGQRDPICPLPLTEALAGYFNGQGAAVETFLHTGGHEISQGEIDTITRFLQA; encoded by the coding sequence ATGACGACTACAAGCTACGTCCATCACTACGAGGCCCCTAAAGGTTCGGCCCCGCTGGTCTTCACCTTCCATGGCACCGGTGGGGACGAGCATCAGTTTCCGGGGCTGATCGAGCGCATTCTGCCGGATGCCGGTGTCGTATCGCCCCGTGGCGACGTTTCCGAATATGGCGCCAACCGCTTCTTCCGCCGCACCGGCGAGGGCGTCTATGACATGGCGGATCTGGCGCTCCGCACCCGGCAGATGATCGCGTTCATCCGGGCGCACAAGGCGCAGCATCCCGACCGGCCGGTTTATGGGCTCGGCTATTCCAATGGCGCCAATATTCTCGCATCGGTGCTGTTCGAAGCCCCTGATCTCTTCGACCGCGTCGCTCTCATGCATCCGCTCATCCCATTCCAGCCCGCGCCGCAGCCGGGCTTGAAAGGCGCAAACGTGCTGATCACGGCCGGCCAACGGGACCCGATCTGCCCGTTGCCGCTGACGGAAGCGCTGGCCGGTTATTTCAACGGGCAGGGAGCGGCGGTTGAGACTTTCCTGCATACCGGTGGACATGAAATCTCGCAGGGTGAGATCGACACGATCACCCGTTTCCTGCAGGCCTGA
- a CDS encoding ring-cleaving dioxygenase — protein sequence MLTQIKGLHHVTSMAADAQENNRFFTKTLGLRRVKKTVNFDAPDVYHLYYGDEVGNAGSVMTYFPFQNMGKGARGAGEVADTVFSVPKGTLGFWQERLAQEGVKELAPYSLFGESRLRFAGPDGDGFSLAEVDGDDRLPFADGPVGVSEGIHGFRGVTMRLRDEGATGELLKFMGYQAVEKQGEFVRYAVPGGNGADYIDLEVLPGASRAAQGAGSVHHVAFAVEDRAAQLEVRKALLDTGYQVTPVIDRDYFWAIYFRTPGGVLFEIATNEPGFNRDEDTAHLGEALKLPTRYQQYRSQIEAHLPPIQD from the coding sequence ATGCTTACCCAGATCAAAGGCCTGCACCATGTCACCTCGATGGCTGCCGATGCGCAGGAGAACAATCGCTTCTTCACCAAGACCCTCGGCCTGCGCCGGGTGAAGAAGACAGTCAATTTTGACGCGCCTGACGTCTATCATCTCTACTACGGCGACGAAGTCGGCAATGCCGGTTCGGTCATGACCTATTTTCCCTTCCAGAATATGGGCAAGGGTGCACGTGGTGCTGGCGAGGTCGCGGATACGGTCTTCTCGGTGCCAAAAGGCACGCTCGGCTTCTGGCAGGAACGGCTTGCTCAGGAAGGCGTCAAGGAACTTGCTCCCTATTCGCTATTCGGTGAAAGCCGGCTGCGATTCGCCGGCCCGGATGGAGATGGTTTTTCACTGGCTGAAGTCGATGGCGACGATCGTCTGCCGTTCGCCGATGGACCTGTCGGTGTTTCGGAAGGCATTCATGGGTTTCGTGGCGTAACCATGCGTCTACGGGACGAAGGCGCCACCGGCGAACTTCTGAAGTTCATGGGCTATCAGGCCGTGGAGAAGCAGGGTGAATTCGTCCGCTACGCCGTGCCAGGCGGCAATGGTGCCGACTATATCGATCTCGAAGTGCTGCCGGGTGCCAGCCGTGCCGCGCAGGGGGCCGGATCCGTGCACCACGTCGCCTTTGCCGTTGAAGACCGTGCCGCCCAGCTCGAAGTCCGCAAGGCGCTTCTCGACACCGGTTACCAGGTGACCCCGGTCATCGACCGCGATTACTTCTGGGCGATCTATTTCCGCACGCCCGGCGGTGTGCTGTTCGAAATCGCCACGAACGAGCCCGGTTTCAATCGCGACGAGGACACCGCGCATCTCGGGGAGGCGCTGAAATTACCGACCCGCTACCAGCAGTATCGCTCGCAGATCGAGGCCCATTTGCCCCCGATCCAGGATTGA
- a CDS encoding LysR family transcriptional regulator — protein MGELESIRTFLAVANQSSFIGAARLLASTPASVTRTVSALEERLGVQLLLRTTRKVSLTSAGAAYAARVAPLVEGLARATEETRDLQKVTAGSLRVSAPMSLGMKVLPSVLSQFSLIHPKTSVAIDLSDRFVDIVKEDYDLAIRISGPPTDKSTIWRKIRPVPRLLVASPSFLSLHGAPQQPEDLVNLECLSYHDHSKTEIWELTRNGYTRIVEARGRFSVNNGDFLGELALAGEGVALLPRFIVEDHLRSGRLVEVLPDWSAPDIWLTLYYPPYEHLPLRVATFSDFFEAYVKERWGETVDA, from the coding sequence ATGGGCGAACTGGAATCGATCCGTACCTTCCTTGCCGTCGCCAATCAGAGCAGCTTCATTGGGGCCGCTCGTCTGCTTGCCAGCACGCCGGCTTCCGTCACGCGCACGGTTTCTGCACTCGAAGAAAGGCTGGGTGTGCAACTCCTGCTGCGAACCACCCGAAAGGTGTCGCTGACCTCCGCCGGTGCCGCCTATGCGGCCCGCGTTGCCCCGCTTGTCGAGGGGCTGGCCCGGGCCACCGAAGAGACGAGAGACTTGCAGAAAGTAACGGCTGGATCGCTGCGGGTATCGGCGCCCATGTCGCTTGGCATGAAGGTCCTGCCGAGTGTGCTCAGCCAGTTTTCACTCATCCATCCGAAGACAAGCGTCGCGATCGATCTATCCGACCGCTTCGTTGATATCGTTAAGGAGGATTACGATCTGGCGATCCGCATCTCCGGCCCGCCCACCGACAAATCGACGATCTGGCGAAAGATCAGACCTGTCCCCCGCCTGCTGGTCGCCTCCCCCAGTTTTCTCAGCCTGCATGGCGCTCCGCAACAGCCCGAAGACCTGGTAAACCTGGAATGCCTCAGCTACCACGACCATTCTAAGACGGAAATATGGGAACTCACGCGCAACGGCTATACCCGCATCGTTGAGGCTCGGGGCCGCTTTTCAGTCAACAACGGTGACTTCCTCGGCGAGCTCGCCCTAGCCGGTGAAGGCGTTGCGCTTTTACCTCGCTTTATCGTCGAAGACCACTTGAGGTCGGGCCGGCTGGTCGAGGTCCTTCCGGACTGGAGCGCGCCGGACATCTGGCTTACACTGTATTACCCGCCCTACGAGCACCTTCCGCTCAGGGTGGCCACGTTTTCAGATTTCTTCGAAGCCTATGTAAAGGAACGCTGGGGAGAAACAGTAGACGCCTAG
- a CDS encoding type 1 glutamine amidotransferase has product MTKKTIGILVTGHSPAELEETYGNYADMFTRLLGGFDFQFKRYFVVDGEFPSSPEDADGWLLTGSKFGVYEEHDWIRRLEQFIRDVHAAKVPMVGICFGHQVMAKALGGHVEKFKGGWSAGPVTYRRSDTGEEQVLLAWHQDQVLTVPDGAEVVGKTEACENAVIRYGDWGLSYQPHPEFTPSFFEGLAEARKAAIPQSLFERVKKVDAPIATDRIAREIGEFFERPR; this is encoded by the coding sequence ATGACAAAGAAGACCATCGGCATTCTCGTTACCGGCCATTCCCCGGCTGAACTTGAGGAGACGTACGGCAATTATGCCGACATGTTCACGCGCCTGCTCGGCGGATTCGACTTCCAGTTCAAGCGTTACTTCGTCGTCGACGGGGAATTTCCTTCCTCCCCCGAGGATGCTGACGGATGGTTGCTGACGGGTTCGAAGTTCGGCGTCTACGAAGAGCATGACTGGATCCGTCGGCTCGAACAGTTCATTCGTGATGTGCATGCCGCGAAGGTGCCTATGGTCGGGATCTGTTTTGGACACCAGGTGATGGCCAAGGCTCTCGGTGGCCATGTCGAGAAATTCAAGGGCGGGTGGTCTGCGGGACCGGTCACCTATAGACGGTCAGACACCGGTGAGGAGCAGGTTCTGCTTGCCTGGCACCAGGACCAGGTCCTGACGGTGCCGGACGGCGCCGAGGTTGTCGGCAAGACCGAGGCCTGCGAGAATGCCGTGATCCGCTACGGCGATTGGGGGCTGTCCTATCAACCGCATCCGGAATTCACGCCGAGCTTTTTTGAAGGACTGGCCGAGGCGCGCAAGGCTGCTATCCCTCAGAGCCTGTTTGAGCGTGTCAAAAAGGTCGACGCACCCATCGCGACGGACCGTATCGCGCGTGAGATCGGCGAGTTTTTCGAGCGCCCGCGCTGA
- a CDS encoding GntR family transcriptional regulator codes for MAVGERKTEESVKQRVYRTLRARVMCGAVAPGLAITIQGVAADLSVSTMPVREALHRLVAEGALEHMDNRRVRVPRMTPAKFEEIIAARLALEPLAAERALPHIDEARLYRLQKIDADIGEAYAADDLLRSTELNFAFHRTMYEPKAATVLLDLMESVWLRLGPFMRLATANLEESYRIDRHAEAMDAIRSGDTIGLKTAITADIQDGIGHLGRLFLSDGGVPSKA; via the coding sequence ATGGCAGTGGGCGAACGCAAGACGGAGGAATCAGTCAAGCAAAGGGTCTATCGGACCTTGCGCGCACGGGTAATGTGTGGCGCTGTCGCTCCAGGGCTTGCGATCACCATTCAGGGCGTAGCGGCCGACCTTAGTGTGAGCACCATGCCCGTGCGCGAAGCCCTACATCGGCTGGTAGCCGAGGGCGCTCTTGAGCATATGGACAATCGGCGCGTGCGAGTACCGCGCATGACCCCGGCCAAATTCGAAGAGATCATCGCCGCGCGTCTGGCACTTGAGCCTCTGGCTGCCGAGCGCGCCTTGCCACACATCGACGAAGCGCGCCTTTATCGCCTTCAGAAGATCGACGCCGATATCGGTGAGGCCTATGCGGCCGACGACCTCTTGCGTTCCACCGAGCTCAATTTCGCCTTTCACCGCACGATGTACGAGCCAAAGGCCGCCACGGTCCTGCTGGACCTGATGGAATCCGTCTGGCTGCGCCTTGGTCCTTTCATGCGTCTGGCGACGGCCAATCTGGAAGAAAGTTATAGGATCGACCGCCATGCCGAAGCCATGGACGCGATCCGATCCGGCGATACCATCGGTTTGAAGACCGCCATCACCGCCGACATTCAGGATGGCATCGGCCACCTCGGCCGCCTCTTCCTGAGCGACGGCGGGGTGCCATCGAAGGCCTAG
- a CDS encoding thermonuclease family protein, producing the protein MNKISNIAIYFLLFGSATGSEAASRLVHGPVNAEVVRVIDGDTVLVEAMPWPDQRISTYVRLRGIDAPELKSKCAAFRENARQAQEQLRAMMAGQRRVSLTDISGDKYFGRVVADLSLEDGRRPAVLLLEEGLVEPYQGKTKPKRPCPD; encoded by the coding sequence ATGAACAAGATCTCGAACATTGCGATTTATTTCCTGTTGTTCGGTTCGGCGACGGGCTCCGAGGCGGCTTCGCGCTTGGTGCATGGACCCGTCAATGCCGAGGTCGTGCGCGTCATCGACGGAGATACGGTTCTGGTCGAAGCGATGCCTTGGCCGGATCAGAGGATCAGCACCTATGTGCGTCTGCGTGGTATTGATGCACCGGAGCTCAAGTCCAAATGTGCAGCATTTAGAGAAAACGCCCGTCAGGCCCAGGAGCAGTTGAGGGCGATGATGGCGGGCCAGCGCCGGGTCAGTCTGACGGATATCTCGGGTGACAAGTATTTCGGCCGGGTGGTGGCCGATCTCAGCCTCGAAGACGGACGGCGACCGGCTGTCCTGCTTCTGGAAGAGGGGCTGGTGGAGCCATATCAGGGCAAGACCAAGCCAAAGCGCCCCTGTCCCGATTGA
- a CDS encoding DUF1674 domain-containing protein codes for MQDEQDRTPVDERPRELSPAAQRALAEAEERRKRETPLQPVPEVGGRGGADPARFGDWEIKGRAIDF; via the coding sequence ATGCAAGACGAGCAAGACAGAACACCGGTTGACGAAAGGCCGCGCGAACTGAGCCCGGCCGCGCAGCGGGCACTCGCCGAAGCGGAAGAGCGCCGCAAGAGGGAAACGCCGTTGCAGCCAGTTCCTGAGGTCGGCGGGCGCGGCGGTGCGGATCCAGCACGGTTTGGCGACTGGGAAATCAAAGGTCGGGCAATCGACTTCTGA
- the htpX gene encoding zinc metalloprotease HtpX: MNTMRTAILLAFMTALFMGVGFLIGGRGGMMIAFVVAAGMNFFSYWNSDSMVLRAYGAQEVDERTAPEFYLLVRDLVAKAGLPMPKVYVFDSPQPNAFATGRNPQNAAVAASTGLLQRLTPEEVAGVMAHELAHIENRDTLTMTITATLAGAISMLSNFAFLFSGGRDNRNPLGFIGVILAMIVAPLAAMVVQMAISRTREYAADRRGAEICGQPRWLASALQKIAGDASHIENIEAERNPATAHMFIINPLNGQRMDNLFSTHPDTRNRIEALLAMTDISPGGSTPPEPAVKATRKARSVPTTGWGRGPSASSKGPWS; encoded by the coding sequence ATGAACACCATGCGCACCGCCATCCTGCTCGCTTTCATGACAGCACTCTTTATGGGCGTCGGTTTTCTTATCGGCGGTCGAGGCGGCATGATGATCGCCTTCGTCGTCGCAGCCGGGATGAATTTCTTTTCCTATTGGAATTCCGACAGCATGGTCCTGCGCGCCTACGGGGCCCAGGAGGTCGATGAACGCACCGCACCGGAGTTCTACCTTTTGGTCCGTGATCTGGTGGCGAAGGCGGGACTGCCAATGCCGAAGGTCTATGTCTTTGACAGCCCTCAACCCAACGCCTTTGCTACCGGCCGCAATCCTCAGAATGCCGCTGTAGCTGCGTCTACCGGCCTCCTGCAGCGTCTGACACCCGAGGAAGTCGCAGGCGTCATGGCCCACGAGTTGGCCCATATCGAAAACCGCGACACGCTGACCATGACCATCACGGCAACCCTCGCCGGTGCCATCTCCATGCTTTCCAATTTCGCATTTCTATTTTCCGGCGGCCGGGACAATCGCAATCCGCTGGGCTTTATCGGCGTTATCCTCGCCATGATTGTCGCGCCGCTTGCAGCCATGGTGGTTCAAATGGCGATCAGTCGAACACGCGAATATGCCGCAGATCGGCGCGGCGCAGAAATATGCGGCCAACCCCGCTGGCTCGCCTCTGCCTTGCAGAAGATAGCGGGCGATGCGTCGCACATCGAAAACATCGAGGCCGAACGCAATCCGGCCACGGCCCACATGTTCATCATCAACCCCTTGAACGGCCAGCGGATGGACAACCTCTTCTCAACTCATCCCGACACCCGCAACCGCATCGAGGCATTGCTCGCCATGACGGATATTAGCCCGGGGGGATCGACGCCGCCCGAGCCCGCTGTTAAGGCAACGCGCAAGGCGCGTTCCGTTCCCACCACCGGCTGGGGTCGCGGGCCGAGCGCTTCATCCAAAGGACCGTGGTCTTGA
- a CDS encoding RsmB/NOP family class I SAM-dependent RNA methyltransferase, with amino-acid sequence MVLNDKNAGMPNPKRNGPRNGGERQRPQLEAKPGLDARMAASRILGAVIDRKTSLDGMLDAEHGNPAFTALNDADRALVRAILQTALRHLPRLELILKALLDTPLPEGARALHHLLIVAATQMIYLDIPDHSAVDLAVEQANRDPRSRRFAKLVNAILRRIGREKQELLDYVSDVPCMPDWFLDRLTEIYGEDHALAIAAAQLEPVTIDLTVKADPEQWAQKLSGRVLPTGTVRLDPFKGTITALEGFDAGEWWVQDAAASIPAQLFSDLDGKRVADLCAAPGGKTAQLVLAGAHVTAIEQSQSRLRRLSANLDRLQFQAETRCVNLLELEDEQGFDAILLDAPCSSTGTTRRHPDVLWTKDSADIAKLAALQERLLRHAITLLKPGGRIVFSNCSIDPIEGELLVDKVTADHPELQIVPVDPANWHGLEEAITSRGEFRTTPAMLASEGGLDGFYACVIAKT; translated from the coding sequence GTGGTCTTGAACGACAAAAACGCAGGCATGCCAAATCCGAAGCGCAACGGACCGCGAAACGGCGGCGAACGCCAGCGTCCCCAATTGGAGGCAAAGCCGGGTCTCGACGCGCGTATGGCTGCAAGTCGAATCCTTGGTGCCGTGATTGATCGCAAGACGTCTTTGGACGGAATGCTCGATGCCGAACATGGAAACCCGGCCTTCACGGCCCTCAACGATGCCGATCGGGCACTCGTGCGCGCAATCCTGCAGACGGCCCTGCGTCACCTGCCGCGGTTGGAACTGATCCTCAAGGCACTTCTCGACACCCCGCTCCCGGAAGGTGCACGGGCCTTGCATCACCTGTTGATCGTCGCCGCGACCCAGATGATCTATCTCGATATCCCCGATCACTCGGCAGTCGATCTTGCCGTGGAGCAGGCCAACCGAGACCCGCGAAGCCGCCGCTTCGCCAAGCTGGTCAACGCAATTCTCCGCCGTATCGGTCGCGAGAAGCAGGAACTGCTCGATTATGTCTCCGACGTACCCTGCATGCCAGACTGGTTCCTCGACCGCCTGACGGAGATCTACGGCGAAGACCATGCGCTGGCGATCGCCGCCGCCCAGCTGGAGCCTGTGACAATTGATCTGACGGTCAAGGCGGACCCTGAACAGTGGGCGCAGAAGCTCAGTGGACGCGTTCTCCCGACCGGAACCGTCAGGTTGGACCCCTTCAAGGGCACGATCACCGCTTTGGAGGGCTTCGATGCGGGCGAATGGTGGGTGCAGGACGCTGCCGCGTCGATCCCGGCGCAGCTATTTAGCGACCTGGATGGCAAACGGGTGGCCGATCTCTGCGCAGCCCCAGGCGGCAAGACGGCCCAGCTCGTGCTGGCTGGCGCCCATGTGACGGCGATCGAGCAGTCGCAATCGAGACTTCGCCGTCTCTCGGCCAATCTCGATCGCTTGCAGTTCCAGGCTGAAACGCGTTGCGTCAACTTACTTGAGCTCGAAGACGAGCAGGGCTTCGATGCAATCCTCCTGGACGCACCGTGCTCCTCCACCGGAACCACACGTCGCCACCCCGACGTCCTCTGGACGAAGGACAGCGCGGATATTGCCAAGCTTGCGGCGCTGCAGGAACGGCTTCTGCGCCATGCGATCACATTGCTGAAGCCTGGTGGCCGGATCGTGTTTTCGAACTGCTCGATCGACCCTATCGAGGGTGAGCTTTTGGTCGACAAGGTGACGGCAGACCATCCCGAACTGCAGATCGTACCGGTAGATCCCGCCAACTGGCACGGGCTCGAAGAGGCCATCACATCACGAGGCGAATTCCGGACGACCCCGGCCATGTTGGCAAGCGAGGGCGGACTTGACGGCTTCTACGCCTGCGTGATTGCTAAAACTTAA
- a CDS encoding heparinase II/III family protein: protein MRITDRRKLIGLYLDETWRRTRQAVALTVPPLLGIGSFKVTRVVVAPTDLRAVDPFVAEEILQGRYPLAGRVLDAGGDSPFSLELPTHQFAVRLHGFGWLRHIRADKTPEACDNARWIVDQWIGLHGVRATGIAWDPEVVSRRIISWLSHSPVVLQEAEVGFYRRFIGSLNSQLRYLQRRVDHLPEGLPRLKARIALAMASISTEARPSVVRRSGRQLDRELERQILPDGTHISRNPQACVDLLFDLLPLRQTYINLGHDLPQRLISVVDRIYPAVRFFRHSGGDLALFNGASSTLATDLMSVLRYDETAGQPFKALPHGGYHRLSGGDTVLLVDAGKPHSMRLSASAHAGCLSFELSSGRNRFIINSGLPRFAGEKLRQLARTTAAHSTVSVGDVSSARVMQSDYLGPVFTVGPLAVDVERQSGPDGSDRLSARHDGYLKRFGILHEREIRMNQAGNKIAGRDRLLQPDGQPIVDLPSAEAIARFHIHPSIVLEQLDPKKVRLSAPDGESWNFSIPLGELTLEEDVFFADVSGIRPSRQIEIRFAGPEIRWFLTHHA from the coding sequence ATGCGGATAACCGACCGTCGGAAATTGATTGGCCTGTATCTCGACGAGACATGGCGTCGGACGCGGCAGGCAGTTGCCCTTACCGTTCCACCACTCCTGGGGATCGGAAGCTTCAAGGTCACCCGGGTGGTCGTCGCTCCGACTGACCTGCGCGCAGTTGACCCCTTTGTCGCGGAGGAAATCCTGCAGGGTCGTTACCCTCTGGCCGGCCGAGTGCTGGATGCCGGTGGGGACTCGCCTTTCTCTCTTGAACTTCCAACCCACCAGTTCGCGGTGCGACTGCATGGATTCGGCTGGCTCCGTCACATCAGGGCAGACAAGACACCCGAGGCTTGCGACAATGCCCGGTGGATTGTCGACCAATGGATTGGCCTCCATGGCGTTCGCGCGACGGGCATCGCCTGGGATCCCGAGGTCGTCTCCCGCCGCATCATCAGCTGGCTCTCCCACTCTCCGGTCGTCCTTCAGGAAGCAGAAGTCGGCTTCTACCGGCGCTTTATCGGCTCGCTGAACAGCCAGCTTCGGTACCTGCAGCGCCGGGTCGACCATCTGCCCGAGGGTTTGCCGCGCCTAAAGGCACGGATTGCACTTGCCATGGCTTCGATTTCGACTGAGGCGCGACCGTCGGTGGTTCGCCGCTCCGGCCGCCAACTCGACCGTGAACTGGAGCGCCAGATCCTGCCGGACGGCACCCATATATCTCGAAACCCCCAGGCCTGCGTCGATCTTCTTTTCGACCTGCTACCGCTGCGCCAGACCTACATCAATCTCGGCCACGATCTGCCACAGAGGCTGATTTCCGTAGTCGATCGGATCTATCCTGCCGTCCGCTTCTTCCGCCATTCCGGTGGAGATCTGGCGCTGTTTAACGGAGCGAGCTCGACGCTGGCAACCGATCTCATGAGCGTCCTGCGCTATGACGAGACGGCGGGTCAGCCTTTCAAAGCACTTCCGCACGGGGGTTACCACCGACTTTCGGGCGGAGATACCGTGCTTCTTGTCGACGCAGGCAAGCCGCACTCGATGCGCCTGTCCGCTAGCGCGCATGCCGGCTGCCTGTCTTTCGAACTCTCTTCCGGCCGCAACCGCTTCATCATCAACAGTGGCCTGCCGCGCTTCGCAGGTGAGAAACTGCGGCAGCTGGCCCGGACCACCGCCGCCCACAGCACCGTCTCGGTGGGCGACGTGTCCTCGGCGCGAGTCATGCAATCGGATTATCTCGGCCCGGTCTTCACCGTCGGCCCCTTGGCCGTGGACGTGGAGCGCCAGTCGGGGCCGGACGGAAGCGACCGGCTTTCAGCTCGCCATGACGGCTACCTGAAGCGCTTCGGGATCCTGCACGAGCGGGAAATCCGGATGAACCAGGCGGGAAATAAGATTGCAGGACGGGATCGGCTGCTGCAGCCTGACGGCCAGCCTATCGTAGACCTTCCCTCTGCCGAAGCGATAGCGCGCTTCCATATCCATCCCTCAATCGTGCTCGAGCAACTCGATCCGAAGAAAGTGCGACTTTCGGCACCCGACGGCGAAAGTTGGAACTTCTCTATTCCACTGGGCGAACTGACGCTCGAGGAAGACGTGTTCTTTGCCGACGTCTCGGGCATCCGACCGTCTCGTCAGATTGAAATCCGCTTTGCAGGCCCCGAGATCCGTTGGTTTCTCACCCACCACGCCTGA